The Nitrospira sp. CR1.1 sequence ATCTGGGCGCTGACGTCTGCCATCTGAATTTGCATAAGACGTTCTGTATCCCTCACGGCGGAGGCGGACCTGGAATGGGACCGATCGGTGTCGCCCGGCATTTAATGCCGTTCATGCCGGGACATCCGGTCACGAAACTGGGTGGACCGCAGTCGATCGGGCCGGTCTCGGCTGCTCCGTATGGCAGTCCCAGCATCCTCACCATTTCATGGGTCTATATTGCTTTGATGGGACGGGAAGGGTTGACCAAGGCCACACAGGTCGCGATTCTCAATGCCAACTACATGGCCAAACGCCTGGAGAAGTATTACCCCGTCTTGTATGGCGGGGCACGCGGGTTCGTCGCGCACGAGTTCATCTTGGATTTGCGCCCTCTCAAGGAAAGCAGCGGTGTGGAAGCGATGGATGTGGCCAAGCGCTTGATGGACTATGGATTCCATGCGCCCACCGTCTCGTTTCCGGTTGCCGGTACCTTGATGATCGAACCGACCGAGAGTGAAGTGAAAGGTGAGTTGGATCGACTGTGTGAGGCGTTAATCGCGATCCGCGGCGAGATCCAGGCCGTTGCTGAAGGTCGGCAGCCGAAGGCGGGAAATGTGCTCAAGAATGCGCCTCACACGGCGTTGGCCGTGACTGCCGCCGAATGGACGAAACCCTACTCCCGCGAGGAGGCGGCATTTCCTGCTCCATGGGTGCGCGAGAACAAGTTTTGGCCGAGCGTGGGTCGGATCGATGAAGCCTATGGCGACCGCCACCTCTTTTGTACCTGTCCGCCGATGGATGGCCTCTCGTAGTCTGGTGCGCGGCGGTGCTCTCTGGCGGGCGGGTGCGAGTTGTGTGCGTCAGGAGCCTGTCATCCGTCAGATCGCTGCGTGTTGTCTCCTGCTCAACCTGTTCTTTGCCCTACCTATGGTGACTTCCACAGAATACGCCGCTATTGCGGAGATGCATGCCGAAGATCGCCCGCTCGATGTGGTGTCCGGCATGACCTATCGCGCCGGGACAAGGCTGAGGATTCCCGGTACCGGCTGGTCGTTCGTGGTTCCCGATGGTTGGCAGAGCAATCGCCCTGATGATGCAGAAATGCCGTTTCTCACTCCCGAGGAAGGCAAGGAACTGGGGATGATGTTTCCCCTGACCGGGGTCACACGAGAGGCGCTTCGCGAACAACTCCGTGAGCCGCTGGCGTTGTTGCATGGCCTGTCATTTATTCCTGCCGGTTCGCAAGTGGAGACTGACGCGTGGATCGCTCAATCGTACCAGGGCGAAGAGATGGCCGGCCGGGCGTTGGCGGTCATGGGCGCCGAGAATACGGCAGTGGTTTATTTTCTGATGGGGCCGCCTCAGGAGACATCTGTCTTCCATACCGTCCTGGAACAACTCGGACAATCCACGCGCTTCAGCGAGTCTGGTTCAGGGCCTGACGCCGCGTTGTAACACGCAGTGATCCATGCATTTGCCGGGGCGAAGGGGAATTCCATACGTTTCTTCCTCGTGGGCGTAACATTCAGGCATGCAGAAGACTTCTCCGACCAAAGTCATTATTGATACCGACCCCGGCGTCGACGACGCGCTGGCGATTCTGCTCGCGCTGGCATCGCCTGAGTTGGACGTGGTGGGAATCACCACGGTCTGCGGCAATGTGCCGGTGGGGCAGGGCACGAAGAATCTGTTTCGTCTCTTGAATCTTCTCAATCCACCACCCGGATTGCTGGTTGGACAGGGGGCAGCCCGACCATTGGAAGAAGATCTGGAAACGGCTCTCCACGTACATGGCTGCGATGGGCTCGGCGAGCTGGATGCTGTGCTGACTGCAGAGGGGACCATGCGGTACCCGTCTGTACGGCTGCCGCCTCTTCTCTCCACGGCGCAAGATGTGTGGAACGAATGTGTGCGGCGGCATCAGGAAGAGATCACGCTGATTACCTTAGGTCCGCTGACGAATGTGGCCGTGGCGCTGAAAGTGAATCCGCTCACCGTGCAAAAGTTTCGCTCGATAATTGCGATGGGAGGAGCGATCGGCGTGCCCGGCAACGTGTCGCCGGTGGCCGAGTTCAATATGTATGTGGACCCGCATGCCGCCCAGCGGGTGTTTCAAGCGGCGCTTCCGTTAACCCTGGTGCCGTTGGACGTAACCACTCGTGTCGGCGTGCCCCGCGATGTCCTCAAGACGTGGACCGCGGCATCGCGTGATCCGCGCTGTCGCATCGTCGCGGATATGACCACCAAAGCCTTTGATTTTGCCGAACAGGTCGAAGGTCACGGGTTGCTGTACTTTCACGACCCGATGGCCGTCCTCGCGGCCGTTGAGTCATCGTTGCTCAAGACCGAACTGCTGCATGTCGAAGTGGAAGTGGTCGGGCGAGTGTCCCGGGGGGCCACCGTTGCGGACCGGCGCCATCGCAGGCCGGAAGAGAAAGCCCATCCGAATATGCAGGTGGCGGTTGATGTCGACGCCGAACGGGCGTTGGGCGTCATCCGCAGTCGATTGTGCCCATGGTCGTCGTAGTTGGTTCCAGCAACATCGATATCACCGCGGCGGTCGATCGTTTGCCGGCTCGCGGCGAGACCCTGCTCGGGCGCCATGTCCTGCAATCGTTCGGCGGCAAGGGTGCGAATCAAGCTGTGGCGGCGGCGCGCGCGGGCGCCAACGTCGCGTTCCTCAGCAAAGTCGGAAGTGACCCGAACGGCGTCCTAATAGAACGGCATCTGGCGGCGCAGGGCTTGTCGCAGCTGGTGCTTCTGCGTGATACTGCAGCGCAGACCGGGGTCGCGATGATTCTGGTCGATGCAGCCGGCGACAATCAGATTGTCGTGGTTCCCGGGAGCAACCAGCATCTGACTCCGGCGGATGTGCGGCGCCATGCTGGACTGATCTCCGAGGCGCGCGTCCTGCTTGTTCAAATGGAAATTCCCGTTGAGACGGTCCAGGAATGCTTACGGCTGGCCAAACAACATAATCTCCTCACGATTCTCAACCCAGCTCCAGCCTGTTCTTTGCCGCCAGAGTGTTTACGAATGGTGGATATTCTCACGCCGAATGAACGCGAAGCCTGCGTAGTCGCGGGTGTCACGGACTCGGTCGAAGCGGCAGGGGTGTTGCTAGGCGGTGGCGCAGGAACAGTCGTCGTCACTCGTGGCGCGGATGGCGCAGTGGTCTCACGCGGCCAGGAGGTGATTCCTATTCCGGCCTTTGTTGTGGAAGCGATTGATTCGACAGGCGCCGGGGATGCTTTCAATGGGGCGTTGGCCTGCGGTTTGGCTGAAGGAATGCCGATCGAGACAGCGGTGGAGATGGCTGCTGCTGCCGGGGCATTGGCCGCGACCGGGCATGGCGCGCAGGCGGCGATCCCTTTCCGGGACGACATCGACCGCCTCCGCCGGACAGGATCGAGACGCCTGCGCTCGCTCGCTTAATTTCCTTTGGCGGATTGGGCCCTCAGTTGCGCGAGCACTTGCCGCGCTTCCGGTATGAAGTCCACGCGCTGCAGTTCCTGGGCAAGATCCAGCGCCCTCGTCGCAATGGCGACGGCCTCTTCATGTCGCCCACCGGCGCAATAGCTTTTTGCCAGGCTCAATCGGGCATTGACGGACGCTGGTTCACGGGCAATCACCTCACGCAGCAGCAGTTCCCCTTTTTCCTTGTCTCCCCCCATAAACCCCGGGACGCGAACCAGAACGGTGCCTTTGGCCGAGAGTGCGTCTAAATGGTCGGGCGCCAGTTCGAGGGTGCGGTTCAGCTCTTTCATCATTCGGCGGAATCCAAAGAGCGACGAGAGGCTCTCTCCGTCCACCCGCAGTTGCTCGCCGAGATTGCAGAACAGGGCAAAGTGCGCGTCAGGCGATGATTCATCCGCCGCAACAGCCTGCTCGCCCAGGGCTTGCCCCGAAGCGAAATGTTGAATCCGATCCGTACGAGTCTGGGCCTGCCGGCCCAGCGAGCATTCATGCATGGCTTCGATCGTCAGGCGTTGTACCGGCGTATCTGCGGAAGCCTGCCCGGTGATGAGAGTCAGAACAAGCGCGAGCCATACTGGGATGACGATGTATCTCATAAGAACACCGATGATGTGAGGTGAATCAAAATAAGACGGGAATGGTACAGCAATTATTGGGCTGGATGCCAGAGTATAGCATGCAGCCGGCAGTGTGGCGTGGGGTAGCCTATCCTGAAAAATTGCCAGTCCAAGGCGCAAGCGTGCGAAATGCGTTCAACAGACAGCTGTAGGGATATGCCGCATTGCGTCCACTCGGATTCGGGAGCAACACGACGCGGGAATCGTACAGCAGTACCGATTGCAGACCGGGCTTGCGGCCTGCTTGTCTCGGTTCAAAGGGAAAGAGGATTGGATAGAGTGTGATACCAAGAAGCGCAACCACACGCGGGCGATACCGGCGAATGGTTTCCATCAGCGCTAACCGGCCTGTGGCATAGTCCTCGGCTGTGAGGCTCTCCATTCCCGCAGTCGGGCGGGCAACGAGGTTCGTGAGTCCCAGGCCCCATTCGGGAAGCCGTCCGTCGTCCCGGTACGTGAGAGGTTCCGGCACTAAAGCTGCCTCATAGAGCAGTTTCCAAAAACGGTTGGAGTGGCCAGCGTAATGATGGCCCACTGAGGCCGAGCGTAGACCAGGATTGATTCCGACAAATAATATTCTGAGGTCCGGTGCGAGATGGTCAGGCAAGGAAGGTGGTCGTGGCATTTGTGGGTGAGTCCCGGGATGGCAAGGTCTCTTGGTCATGTGCGCGGTGAGCCTTATCGGGTCGGATTTCAGGTCATTGAATGAGGCGGTTTAGTAGAGGACGGGCTATTCTGCCACAGAATGGACCGACGCTTCATAGGACGTTCGGGCCATCTGAAGATTCGAGGTGCGAAAAAACAAGGAGTTACGCCAGCGTTCCATAAGGCAAGGACCTTGCTATACCGAAGAACCGTCGGTGGTTGGTAACTTCAAATCTAACAGGAGGTAGTCAGTATGAAGAAGATGATGTTGACGGTCATGGCGGCAGCGTTGTTGGTGGCGTTCAGCGCTCCTTCGTTCGCTGGCGACGACAAGAAGAAGGAAGAGAAGAAGGGCGGCCACTTCTCCCAGACCCTCTTCGGCGATGACAAGAAGAAGGAAGAGAAGAAGGGTGGACACCTGTCCCAGACCGTGTTCGGCGAAGAGAAGAAGAAAGACGAGAAGAAGGGCGGCCACTAAGAATCAACCGTTTTTTGGCGAGGCTAGCTGGCTGAAGAGGGCTCCCATCCGAGTGGTGGGAGTCCTCTTCTGTCGTTTACGGTTCTTCTACTTGCCGAATATAGACCAATTGTAATCCGACGATCGTTTTTGCGTCCCGTATCGTGCCATCCGCGATTTTTGCGATGGCTTCCCTTAGTGGCATCTCCACCACTTCCAAGACTTCGTCCTGATCCAAATTCTGGATGCCAAGCGTCAGGTCTGTGGCCAGATAGATATGGATGACCTCATCGGCAAACCCCGGGGCCGTAAAAATGCTGGAGAGGAGTTCGTAGCGACCGGCCTTGTATCCGATCTCCTCCTCAAGCTCGCGAGCGGCGCAGTCTAACGGGTTTTCCTTCGGATGTAGCTTGCCTGCGGGGATTTCGTATATGAATCCGTTGGCGGCGTGGCGGAATTGGCGGATCAGTACGACTGTTCCATCAACCTTCAACGGCACGACAGCGGACGCCCCGGGATGGCGTATGACTTCCAGATCTATCGTATGCCCGTTCGGCAGGCGTACCGTCTCTACGTTGAGCGTGACGACCGCGCCTTTGTAGATAGGTCTGACCATGGGGTACGGGTTACGGTGTGCCGGGATGTTTCTTGTAAAAGGGTGGTTTCACAACCACCGCGGGGCAGGATTTTCCCCTGATATCAATCAGGATGGACGATCCCGGTTGGGCTGCCGCCGGAGTGACGTATCCCATGCCGATACCTTTTTGCAGTATGGGCGACAGATTTCCGCTGGTGACCTCGCCGATCTCTGCGTGCGGCGCCTGTGCGCTGAGAATCTTGAATCCATGTCGAGGCACGGCTTTTTCGACGAGTTCAAAGGCGACGAGTCGACGTGATGGCCCGTTGCTGTGCTGCGCAAGCAAGGTCGTGCGGCCGATAAACTCTCCCTTGTCGAATTTCACGACCCAGTCCGCTCCGGCTTCGATGGGCGTCGTGTGTTCGTCCATGTCATTGCCGTAGAGCAAGTAGGCCATTTCGAGCCGCAGTAAATCACGCGCGCCCAGTCCAGCCGGCTTCATGCCCAGCGGTTGTCCCGCCTCAAGAAGACGATTCCAGATCGTCATAGCTCCCTCAGCAGGAAAGTACAACTCATAGCCCAATTCGCCGGTATAGCCGGTTCGTGTGACCAGGGTCGGCTGACCACAGAGGACGGCGCCGAGGCAGTGCCGGATTTTCAGCAGGTGAAGATCGGTCACGCCGGCGGCGGTGAGAATCTCGCGTGAGGCGGGGCCTTGAATCGCAACTTGCGCGAAAGCTGTCGACTGGTCCTGAACCGTGCAGCCCTGAGCGTACGCGACCTTTTCGTGCAACCAGGCGACGATCTTTTCCCGATTTGACGCATTCACGCAGACAAGAAATTCATAGGGTTTCACGTGATAGATGAAAATATCATCCTTGATGCCCCCATCGGGCGCGCAGACCATCGAGTATTGCGACTGGCGCACCGACAGTTTCGAGACATCATTCGTGGTGACGCGCTGCAAAAAGGCCAATGAACCAGGCCCCGCAACACGGATGCGTCCCATGTGACTGACATCGAACAGCCCTGCATGGTGGCGGACAGTCTGATACTCATCGACGACGCCGGAATAGTGAATGGGCATCTCCCATCCGGCAAAATCGACCAGCTTGCCTTGTGCGTTACGGTGCGCGTCTATCAGTGGCGTGTGTTTCATCGGACGTGCGTGAAATCCATGGTGGCGGTGCAGGTAGACCGAAATAGGAACCGGTTTTATCGGACTTCGAGCAGTTCTACGTCAAACACCAGCGTTGCATTGGGAGGAATCACTCCGCCGGCGCCGCGTGCGCCATACCCGAGTTCCGGTGGAATCGTGAGCTTTCGTTTTCCGCCGACTTTCATTCCGGCCACCCCTTCATCCCATCCTCGGATGACCTGGCCTGCGCCGATTGGAAAGGAGAACGGATCACGGCGGTCGACGGAGCTGTCGAACTTCTTGCCATTCGTCAACCAGCCTGTATAGTGCACCGTTGCCAGATTGCCCGCGGCGGCTTCACGACCGGTCCCCACAACCACGTCTACGTATTTAAGCCCGGATGCGGTCGTGACTTCCGCCGTTGTGCCGGGTTGTTCACTCTGCGCCATCATTGGCCTCCCTATGGTCATGAATATCAGTCCCACGATACCCCAAGTCGTCCACCAGAAGCGAGTCTTCATACGTACCTTTCAGCTCCCCCTGTGACCTGAATCCCGACATCGTAGAGGCGGAGCAATTTACTGGTTCAGATCTGGCCTATGCCGCCGCTCGGGCTCGGAGAAAATGGCAATGCTGGCCGTATAGCCATGGAGAAAATTCCGTCCCCCGACCGGTCCCACTTCCCCCTGCGCAAAAAAACCGGCGAGCGGGATGGCGCCCAATTGTTCGCCCAACACGGATGCGTCGTGGTGCGGCATGCCAAACAGCCCTTTGCCGCGTCCGCAACAACTGAACAACAGCGCGCCGAGCGGATGTGATGGTACGCCGCGAGGGGCCGCGGTGAGCAAGGCATGCAGATCTTCATCCGCGGAATGGGCATCGCGGACTTGAAACTGGACGGTCTGTCCTTCCTGGACGACATCCCCGATGACGATGGCGCCGGTTTGCTGGTCGGCTCCGAGCAGGTTGCGGATCAAGAAATCGCCTCGGGTGAATTGCGCACGTTGCTCGTCCATCGCAATACCGATATGCAAGGCCCGTTGGGCTTGCGCCCGTTCATCACTGCTGAGTTGTTCAAAGACCGTCTGCAGGCAATGCAAGGCAGGCATTCCGCCGAGCTCTTGAATCACATTGTGCTCTGCCTTCGTGACGATGAAGCGGTCACCGATGGGACGGCAGCCCTGTGAGATGACGGAGCGCACTGCGATATTTCCGGACAGCGCCACGCCGACTAATCCGTCGGTATATACCTGGTCATCGAGGAACAGGCGGTTTTCGCCGAGGTCTTGCCCGCCTCCCGACAGCCCCCCCAGCGTGCGAGTTCCGGGGTACTGCTCCTCAATGACGGCCAAAACTTCTTGCATGGGCGTGGAAAAAGGATCGGCAAACAGCATCATGACCTGGTCTGTGGCTCCGGCATCCTCCATGTCCGGCCAATTGCGCAGCGAGAACTGGTCATGGACGCTTGAAAAGGAAAGCCGCAGCGGTTGGATGAGCACGCCGGGCAGATGTGCTGCCCAGAGAGTGGCAGCCGGACCCGACTCAATTTCACGTCCGGTCGCAATAATCCCTTCGCCCGTGCAGCCGACCAGCGTCACCGGGGCCAGTGCCGTGCGGAGGTCTTGTGAAAGGGACTCGGCCTGGTCTGCATGCTGAGCGGAAATAAAGAGGAATGCCACGTCAATTCGCGCGGGACCCAACTGTGCGCGGATGGACTTGATCAAGTCATCGGCGGCCGCCTGTGCGTTGCCCTGGCGGGTGAGGGCGGAGGCAAATCGCAGCGTTGACGGCGGAGTCCTAGTCACGGGGTGTCCTGCTGAATCGGGGTTGAACGGTGTGCAGTCGCCGTGGTCAGATGCCTGGATTCATGCGTTCGGGTCGTTCCGTAGCGAGTTTCTTGTAGTAGCGCCACATGTACGAATGATAATCATCGAGCTGTGCGAGCAAATAATGGAGTTCGGTCGGATCCTGCGTTTCCAGGGCTTGCACCATTCTCGTTTTTAGAAAGTCCGCAAATTTGTCGCTTTTTTCGATCGCGGTGAGAAGCGTGAGTCCGCCTCCCATGGAATAATCAGCCATAGCCCTCCGCATCAATACAGACGAGCCAGGAGAATAGCGTTGGGGCCTTGTAAAAGCAAGGTGCGGAACGCGCCGCTCGTCTGGTTACCGCCTGATCGTCACGTCCGAAGACAACAGTGCGCGGAGACGCGGGATCGAGATGGCCTCAACCCGGAACCCGTCGCGTCCCGTCACGGTGGTTGCGCCGGTGAGGGCGTTGAGGATCGCTTCTTCGGTGGCCTCGACCGTAGCCGTGATGACGGCATTCAGATGGGTGTCGGCAAGATGCGTCAGGGAAAAGGTTGGCTCAGTCGGGTAATGGGGGATGATATTGCCCGTGGAGAAGGCGAGCATGAAATCGCCGCTGCCATGGCGTGCGGTCGAACCGGTTCTGGCGAGTCCCAACGCTGCCCGCTTTCCGAGTCGGGTCAGTTGCCGGCTATCGAGCGGGGCATCCGTGGCAATGATGACAATGATCGACCCCTCGGCATTACCGCTGGATCCTTCACGGGAGGCATGGAAGCGTTCAGGGTTCGGATCCGGCGCCACGCTGGAGTGAGTCGGCGCGGTGGCATACTGTTGTCCCACCGGCACTCCGCCCATGACGAGTTCAGGGCGACGGCCGTGGTTGGCGTTGACCAATACTCCGATCGTAAACCCTCCGTCTGCTGCAGGAAGCCGCCGGGAAGCGGTGCCGATGCCGCCCTTAAATCCATAGGAGATCATGCCGGTGCCTGCGCCGACGGTCCCCTCCGAAACCGGTCCGGCTGTTGCGTCGTCCAAGGCTTGCACGACATCAGCTTCAGAGACATGCCGGCCCTGAATGTCGTTCAACCGTCCGTCATCACATTCCGCCACGACCGGCGTAAGGGTGTCGTCGGTGATGCCGATCCCCGGATAGCGACGGAGCATCCAGCTGATGACGCCGTTCGCGACCCGCGGCACATTGAGCGTATTAGTCAACGCGATGGGATATTCGAGAAATCCCGACTCGGCGATCCAGGCCAGGCCGGTCATTTCTCCGGTGCCATTCAGTACGAACGCTCCTGCGGGAACTTTCTTGTGCCAGACATCCTCCCGTGGTACGACGACTGTTACGCCGGTTCTGACCGGCCCCTGTCCTGGTTGCAGAGGACCTTCTCCGCGTATCAGCGTGACGTGTCCGACCTTCACTCCCGGCACATCGGTGATGGCGTTCAGCGGGCCGGGCTCCAATTGGCCGAGTCTCAGCCCAAGCGCGCGTGCGCGGACCCGGGTCTGCTCTGTCATGTCGTTCGACGTATCCCCGCTCCAGCCGGAGGAGGCGCACGCAGTCATGAGGAGGAGGGAGCAGGCGATGATTGAACGGGAACCGGTGGGTGTAGGGCTCATGCTGACGGCATCCTCCAGGCGTTCCAGGCTCCGAATCGAGGGGTGATGCTAGATCTCATAACTGCCCTCTTTGTGGGGCACGACAACTGATGTCCGGGGGTGTTCGTTCTGGATGGCCGCCCCCAGCGACAGCGCCTGTTTTTCTTCCCCGTGGACCACGAAAATCTGCTGAGGTGCGGGAGAGATCGCTCGCACGTATGCGAGCAGATCGTTTCGGTCCGCATGGGCCGACAATCCGTTAATCACCACCACCTGGGCTCGGCGCGCGGTGGGAATGCCGAATAGCGGGACCACGTCCCACCCTTCAACCAGCCTGCGCCCCAAAGTATGCTCGGCCTGAAACCCCACGATGGCGATGATATTAGCTTCGTCCTGGATGGCATGTTTGAGGTGATGGACCACGCGCCCTCCTTCGCACATGCCGGAGGAAGCGATGATCACGCAGGGACCTTTCGCGCTGTTCAGGCGCTTACTTTCATCCGGCGATGAGACATACCGGATATACCGGGCCGCAAAGGGATCACCTTCCGAGGTGAAGGTGCGATAGGTTTCTTCGTCGTAACATTCGGGGTGCTTGCGAAATACGTCCGTGACCTTCGAGGCCAGGGGGGAGTCGATGTAAATGGGAAGCGGATCGATCTGTCCCTCGGCCACCAATTGTTTGATTCGCATGACGAGGTCTTGTGTCCGTCCGAGCGCGAACGCGGGCACGATAATCTTGCTGTGATGCGCCTTGGCGTGGGCGACGAGCTGTTGGGCGGTCCTGGTCAGCGCTTCGCCGGCCTCCTCATGGACGCGATCACCGTAGGTTGATTCGATGATCAAGATATCGCAACTCGGCGGGGGCGTCGGGTCGCGGAGGATGGGCATGTGCGAGCGTCCCAGATCGCCAGAGAACAGCACAGTGGTGCTGTTGCCGCGTGCGGAGTATTTGAGGCGAATGGCGGCAGACCCTAGAATGTGACCCACGTCATGGAAGGAGGCAGTGACGCGAGGGGTCACTTTGATTGTGTCCCCGTAGCGAGCGCCGACGAAGCGACGGATGATGGCTCGCGCGTCCCGAGCCTCATAGAAGGGGTGCAGGCACTTCTTGCCGCGACGATTTTCCTTTCGGTTCAGGTAGGCGCAATCGTTTTCTTGCAGGCGGGCGGAGTCCTCCAGCATGACGGCGGTGAGATCCGCCGTGGCACGCGTCATGTGCACATCCCCGCGAAACTGGTGTTGGCTGAGGACGGGAAGCGCGCCGGAATGGTCGATATGCGCGTGCGAGAGGAGTACGGCTTGAATCGCGCGCGGATCAAATCCCAGGAACCGGTTCTGCCGATCGGCCTCCTGCCGTTGGCCCTGAAAAAGGCCGCAGTCCAACAGGATTCGGCTGCCGGGCATTTCGAGCAGATGACGGCTGCCGGTGACTGATCGCGCGGCGCCATGAAAGGTAAGTTTCATCGAGCCGCGGGGCCTCCATGGGTTCGACTGATCAGATCCCAGGCTTGTCGGGCCGTTTCCGCAAAATGGAAGAGTGACAGATCACCGGGGCTGATGAGCCCTTCATCAACCAGCATGGACCAATTGATGAGCCGTTCCCAATAGGCTTGCCCGATGAGGACAACGGTAATGTTGCGGGTTTTACCTGTCTGCAGAAGCGTCAGGGTTTCAAATAATTCGTCGAGCGTGCCGAACCCGCCGGGAAAGACCACCAGCGCCCGGGCGCGAAGGAGAAAATGCATTTTGCGTAGCGCGAAATAGCGAAATTGAAAACAGAGGTCCGGTGTGATGTAGGGGTTCGGTTGTTGTTCGTGCGGCAGCGTAATGTTGAGTCCCATCGACTTTGCGCCTGCATCCGCCGCCCCACGATTGGCCGCTTCCATGATGCCGGGTCCTCCGCCGGTGACGATGACGTAGTCGCACTGCCCGTCTATTTGGCAGGTGGCGGACACGAGGTGGCCGAACTCGCGGGCGATATCATAGTAGTGAGCCATTGCCAACCGGCGTTCGGCCCTTGCGACGTGCTGCTGTCGCAGGGGATCCTGCGGAGCGGTTTTCAGCTCGGCCGTGGCTGCTTCCAGGGCATCGCGGGCACGGGAGGGTTCGACCAACCGCGAACTGCCAAAGACGACGATCGTCGATCGGATGCCTTGCTCTGTCTGGATCAATTCCGGCTTCAGCAATTCCAGCCCGAGACGGAGCGGACGCAACTCGTCGCGCTGGAGAAAGTCGATGTCGCGATCAGCGGGGATATAGGAGGAAGGCGTGGTGTGAGTGTGTCTGCTGGCTGAATCGTCGGGGGAACCTGCGCCCAT is a genomic window containing:
- a CDS encoding TIGR00730 family Rossman fold protein; translation: MPLMGAGSPDDSASRHTHTTPSSYIPADRDIDFLQRDELRPLRLGLELLKPELIQTEQGIRSTIVVFGSSRLVEPSRARDALEAATAELKTAPQDPLRQQHVARAERRLAMAHYYDIAREFGHLVSATCQIDGQCDYVIVTGGGPGIMEAANRGAADAGAKSMGLNITLPHEQQPNPYITPDLCFQFRYFALRKMHFLLRARALVVFPGGFGTLDELFETLTLLQTGKTRNITVVLIGQAYWERLINWSMLVDEGLISPGDLSLFHFAETARQAWDLISRTHGGPAAR
- a CDS encoding mismatch-specific DNA-glycosylase, producing MTKRPCHPGTHPQMPRPPSLPDHLAPDLRILFVGINPGLRSASVGHHYAGHSNRFWKLLYEAALVPEPLTYRDDGRLPEWGLGLTNLVARPTAGMESLTAEDYATGRLALMETIRRYRPRVVALLGITLYPILFPFEPRQAGRKPGLQSVLLYDSRVVLLPNPSGRNAAYPYSCLLNAFRTLAPWTGNFSG
- a CDS encoding S58 family peptidase — protein: MTEQTRVRARALGLRLGQLEPGPLNAITDVPGVKVGHVTLIRGEGPLQPGQGPVRTGVTVVVPREDVWHKKVPAGAFVLNGTGEMTGLAWIAESGFLEYPIALTNTLNVPRVANGVISWMLRRYPGIGITDDTLTPVVAECDDGRLNDIQGRHVSEADVVQALDDATAGPVSEGTVGAGTGMISYGFKGGIGTASRRLPAADGGFTIGVLVNANHGRRPELVMGGVPVGQQYATAPTHSSVAPDPNPERFHASREGSSGNAEGSIIVIIATDAPLDSRQLTRLGKRAALGLARTGSTARHGSGDFMLAFSTGNIIPHYPTEPTFSLTHLADTHLNAVITATVEATEEAILNALTGATTVTGRDGFRVEAISIPRLRALLSSDVTIRR
- a CDS encoding NUDIX domain-containing protein, translating into MVRPIYKGAVVTLNVETVRLPNGHTIDLEVIRHPGASAVVPLKVDGTVVLIRQFRHAANGFIYEIPAGKLHPKENPLDCAARELEEEIGYKAGRYELLSSIFTAPGFADEVIHIYLATDLTLGIQNLDQDEVLEVVEMPLREAIAKIADGTIRDAKTIVGLQLVYIRQVEEP
- a CDS encoding nucleoside hydrolase — translated: MQKTSPTKVIIDTDPGVDDALAILLALASPELDVVGITTVCGNVPVGQGTKNLFRLLNLLNPPPGLLVGQGAARPLEEDLETALHVHGCDGLGELDAVLTAEGTMRYPSVRLPPLLSTAQDVWNECVRRHQEEITLITLGPLTNVAVALKVNPLTVQKFRSIIAMGGAIGVPGNVSPVAEFNMYVDPHAAQRVFQAALPLTLVPLDVTTRVGVPRDVLKTWTAASRDPRCRIVADMTTKAFDFAEQVEGHGLLYFHDPMAVLAAVESSLLKTELLHVEVEVVGRVSRGATVADRRHRRPEEKAHPNMQVAVDVDAERALGVIRSRLCPWSS
- the gcvT gene encoding glycine cleavage system aminomethyltransferase GcvT, with the protein product MKHTPLIDAHRNAQGKLVDFAGWEMPIHYSGVVDEYQTVRHHAGLFDVSHMGRIRVAGPGSLAFLQRVTTNDVSKLSVRQSQYSMVCAPDGGIKDDIFIYHVKPYEFLVCVNASNREKIVAWLHEKVAYAQGCTVQDQSTAFAQVAIQGPASREILTAAGVTDLHLLKIRHCLGAVLCGQPTLVTRTGYTGELGYELYFPAEGAMTIWNRLLEAGQPLGMKPAGLGARDLLRLEMAYLLYGNDMDEHTTPIEAGADWVVKFDKGEFIGRTTLLAQHSNGPSRRLVAFELVEKAVPRHGFKILSAQAPHAEIGEVTSGNLSPILQKGIGMGYVTPAAAQPGSSILIDIRGKSCPAVVVKPPFYKKHPGTP
- the rbsK gene encoding ribokinase, giving the protein MVVVVGSSNIDITAAVDRLPARGETLLGRHVLQSFGGKGANQAVAAARAGANVAFLSKVGSDPNGVLIERHLAAQGLSQLVLLRDTAAQTGVAMILVDAAGDNQIVVVPGSNQHLTPADVRRHAGLISEARVLLVQMEIPVETVQECLRLAKQHNLLTILNPAPACSLPPECLRMVDILTPNEREACVVAGVTDSVEAAGVLLGGGAGTVVVTRGADGAVVSRGQEVIPIPAFVVEAIDSTGAGDAFNGALACGLAEGMPIETAVEMAAAAGALAATGHGAQAAIPFRDDIDRLRRTGSRRLRSLA
- a CDS encoding FKBP-type peptidyl-prolyl cis-trans isomerase, with protein sequence MAQSEQPGTTAEVTTASGLKYVDVVVGTGREAAAGNLATVHYTGWLTNGKKFDSSVDRRDPFSFPIGAGQVIRGWDEGVAGMKVGGKRKLTIPPELGYGARGAGGVIPPNATLVFDVELLEVR
- a CDS encoding MBL fold metallo-hydrolase; amino-acid sequence: MKLTFHGAARSVTGSRHLLEMPGSRILLDCGLFQGQRQEADRQNRFLGFDPRAIQAVLLSHAHIDHSGALPVLSQHQFRGDVHMTRATADLTAVMLEDSARLQENDCAYLNRKENRRGKKCLHPFYEARDARAIIRRFVGARYGDTIKVTPRVTASFHDVGHILGSAAIRLKYSARGNSTTVLFSGDLGRSHMPILRDPTPPPSCDILIIESTYGDRVHEEAGEALTRTAQQLVAHAKAHHSKIIVPAFALGRTQDLVMRIKQLVAEGQIDPLPIYIDSPLASKVTDVFRKHPECYDEETYRTFTSEGDPFAARYIRYVSSPDESKRLNSAKGPCVIIASSGMCEGGRVVHHLKHAIQDEANIIAIVGFQAEHTLGRRLVEGWDVVPLFGIPTARRAQVVVINGLSAHADRNDLLAYVRAISPAPQQIFVVHGEEKQALSLGAAIQNEHPRTSVVVPHKEGSYEI